From the Leucobacter tenebrionis genome, one window contains:
- a CDS encoding BCCT family transporter has translation MNEEEAATAEHHRPPEPIKLGTERSEPEFLTSTISIVEAERLKTRPGTVFWISIVLILAFTAWAMISPETLGGSMTSAMNWAAGSIGWSYLVVTLGCILLLVYLAVSRFGGIRLGTNEDRPEFSTWAWLAMILSAVMGIGLISYGVAEPISHFVTPPHGLAEPETMDAAVTAMQFSYFDWGPNAWAVFGVFGLAIAYSTHRRHNTGLISPMLRPIFGRAVDGWFGKMIDIFAIIATLFGTTTSLGLGASQISEGMSQVFGIPSTLVTQILIIAVITAMFTLSALSGVHRGIKWLSQITTVFSIGLGVFVLVVGPTDFISNLFFRSVGQFFGQFFQVALITPSTPDDVAWMQWWTYFMMAWWLSWGAFVGVFLAKISKGRTIRQFVIGVMGVPSLVFFVWFTIMGGSAIKFDMDGADIGAKAAEDVNSAFFALLGELPLTTITSVVAIILVVLYFVSGADANTFVLSMLSSRGTFEPTKPVLTVWGVLTGVSAIALLIVGGLSALQQAAMLSALPFTVIVALLGISLVKELQRDQRFVGTHYVTRDELDQVLGK, from the coding sequence ATGAACGAAGAAGAAGCAGCCACCGCCGAGCACCACCGTCCGCCCGAGCCGATCAAGCTCGGTACCGAGCGCAGCGAGCCCGAGTTCCTCACCAGCACGATCAGCATCGTGGAAGCCGAGCGACTGAAGACCCGCCCGGGCACGGTGTTCTGGATCTCGATCGTGCTGATCCTCGCCTTCACCGCCTGGGCGATGATCTCGCCCGAAACCCTCGGCGGTTCCATGACCTCGGCGATGAACTGGGCCGCCGGCAGTATCGGCTGGAGCTACCTCGTGGTCACGCTTGGTTGCATCCTCTTGCTGGTCTACCTGGCGGTGAGCCGCTTCGGCGGCATCCGGCTGGGAACCAACGAAGATCGTCCCGAGTTCAGCACCTGGGCCTGGCTTGCCATGATCCTGTCCGCGGTCATGGGCATCGGTCTCATCAGCTACGGCGTGGCCGAGCCCATCTCGCACTTCGTCACCCCGCCGCACGGTCTCGCCGAGCCCGAGACGATGGACGCAGCAGTCACGGCGATGCAGTTCAGTTACTTCGACTGGGGTCCGAACGCGTGGGCGGTTTTCGGCGTGTTCGGCCTCGCGATCGCTTACTCCACCCACCGCCGCCACAACACCGGGCTCATCTCGCCCATGTTGCGTCCGATCTTCGGCAGGGCCGTGGACGGCTGGTTCGGCAAGATGATCGACATCTTCGCGATCATCGCGACGCTGTTCGGCACCACCACCTCGCTCGGCCTCGGCGCCTCGCAGATCAGCGAGGGGATGTCGCAGGTGTTCGGGATCCCGAGCACTCTCGTGACCCAGATCCTCATCATCGCCGTCATCACCGCGATGTTCACGCTCTCCGCGCTCTCGGGCGTGCACCGGGGCATCAAGTGGCTGAGCCAGATCACCACGGTGTTCTCCATCGGCCTCGGGGTCTTCGTTCTCGTCGTCGGGCCGACGGACTTCATCTCCAACCTGTTCTTCCGCTCGGTCGGGCAGTTCTTCGGCCAGTTCTTCCAGGTCGCGCTCATCACGCCCAGTACGCCGGACGACGTCGCCTGGATGCAGTGGTGGACCTACTTCATGATGGCGTGGTGGCTGAGCTGGGGCGCGTTCGTGGGCGTTTTCCTCGCGAAGATCTCGAAGGGCCGCACCATCCGGCAGTTCGTGATCGGCGTCATGGGAGTGCCGAGCCTCGTCTTCTTCGTCTGGTTCACGATCATGGGCGGATCGGCGATCAAGTTCGACATGGACGGCGCCGACATCGGAGCGAAGGCGGCCGAGGACGTTAACTCCGCGTTCTTCGCGCTGCTGGGCGAGCTTCCGCTCACGACTATCACTTCGGTGGTGGCGATCATCCTCGTGGTGCTCTACTTCGTGTCGGGCGCCGACGCCAACACCTTCGTGCTGAGCATGCTGTCGTCGCGCGGCACTTTCGAACCGACCAAGCCGGTGCTCACCGTCTGGGGGGTGCTCACTGGCGTCTCTGCGATCGCACTGCTGATCGTCGGCGGACTTTCAGCGCTCCAACAGGCGGCGATGCTCTCGGCGCTGCCCTTCACGGTGATCGTCGCCCTGCTCGGCATCTCGCTGGTGAAAGAACTGCAGCGGGACCAGCGCTTCGTCGGCACCCACTACGTCACCCGCGACGAACTCGACCAAGTGCTTGGCAAGTAG
- a CDS encoding zinc-binding dehydrogenase, translating into MRAVTYVKNDTVEIWDKPVPEIAPDEVLLKVGGAGLCHSDIAIINFGDDNPLIGSTLGHEVAGTVEKLGSDVAGWKEGDAALVALVLSCGQCRECLAGRDNQCEVVSPRDSLAPLSPGIGSPGGMADYIAVKAHHLDPIGDLDPVAAAPLADAALTPMHAINTVRNRLDGDATVVTIGLGGLGHMALQILAATTGARIIALDTDEQKLAFAREHGADLAIKSDGDAAARILEETRGVGADVVFDFVGVQPTVDLALAVVRNGGAIRFVGLGGGSFEYIANSGTLPWGVNIERAYGGTRSDMRQAVALARAGKIGVEVVRYSLDDAVQAFDDLHHGKIQGRAVLVP; encoded by the coding sequence ATGCGCGCAGTGACCTACGTGAAGAACGACACGGTCGAGATCTGGGATAAGCCGGTACCCGAGATCGCCCCCGACGAGGTGCTGCTCAAGGTCGGCGGCGCGGGGCTCTGCCACTCCGACATCGCCATCATCAACTTCGGCGACGACAACCCCCTGATCGGCAGCACCCTCGGCCACGAGGTCGCCGGCACCGTCGAGAAGCTGGGCTCGGACGTCGCCGGGTGGAAGGAGGGCGATGCCGCACTCGTCGCGCTCGTACTGTCGTGCGGTCAGTGCCGCGAGTGCCTGGCCGGCCGTGACAACCAGTGCGAGGTCGTGTCGCCCCGCGACTCGCTCGCACCGCTCTCTCCCGGCATCGGCAGCCCCGGCGGCATGGCCGACTACATCGCGGTCAAGGCCCACCACCTCGATCCCATCGGCGACCTCGATCCCGTAGCCGCGGCCCCGCTCGCCGACGCGGCGCTCACCCCGATGCACGCCATCAACACGGTGCGCAACCGCCTCGACGGCGACGCCACGGTCGTGACCATCGGCCTCGGCGGCCTCGGGCACATGGCGCTCCAGATCCTCGCCGCCACCACCGGAGCCCGCATCATCGCCCTCGACACCGACGAGCAGAAGCTGGCCTTCGCCCGCGAGCACGGGGCGGATCTCGCGATCAAGAGCGACGGCGACGCTGCGGCGCGCATCCTCGAGGAAACCCGGGGCGTCGGCGCCGACGTGGTGTTCGACTTCGTCGGGGTGCAGCCGACGGTCGATCTCGCGCTCGCAGTCGTGCGGAACGGCGGAGCGATCCGCTTCGTCGGTCTCGGCGGCGGATCGTTCGAGTACATCGCGAACAGCGGCACCCTGCCGTGGGGCGTCAACATCGAGCGCGCCTACGGCGGCACCCGCTCGGACATGCGCCAGGCCGTCGCGCTCGCCCGCGCGGGCAAGATCGGCGTCGAGGTCGTGCGCTACTCGCTCGACGACGCCGTGCAGGCGTTCGACGATCTGCACCACGGCAAGATCCAGGGGCGCGCCGTGCTCGTTCCGTAG
- the trpS gene encoding tryptophan--tRNA ligase: MTETPRSSKPVLFSGMQPSSDSLQLGNYIGALTQWTKMQEDYDAFFCVVNLHAITVPQDPAELIARTRRTAAQYIAAGIDPEKSTLFVQSQVPAHAELAWVLNTVTGFGEASRMTQFKDKSQKQGADAASVGLFTYPILMAADILLYQAESVPVGEDQRQHVELTRDLATRFNSRFGETFVVPEAQIPKGTAKIYDLQEPTAKMSKSAETEAGLVKVLDPANVTKKKIMRAVTDADGEIRFDREAKPGVSNLLTIYSVLSGRSIDSIVDEYAGRGYGDLKKGLVEVVEESLAPVRNRTEELLADPAELDRLLAGAAERANEVANRTLDLVYERVGLIR; this comes from the coding sequence ATGACCGAAACCCCCCGTTCTTCGAAGCCCGTCCTGTTCTCGGGCATGCAGCCGTCGAGCGACTCGCTGCAGCTCGGCAACTACATCGGCGCCCTCACCCAGTGGACCAAGATGCAGGAGGACTACGACGCCTTCTTCTGCGTGGTCAACCTGCACGCCATCACCGTTCCGCAGGATCCCGCTGAGCTCATCGCCCGCACTCGGCGCACGGCCGCGCAGTACATCGCCGCCGGAATCGACCCCGAGAAGTCGACGCTCTTCGTGCAGTCGCAGGTGCCCGCGCACGCCGAGCTCGCGTGGGTGCTCAACACCGTCACCGGCTTCGGCGAGGCCAGCCGGATGACGCAGTTCAAGGACAAGTCGCAGAAGCAGGGCGCAGACGCCGCCTCCGTGGGGCTCTTCACGTATCCGATCCTCATGGCCGCCGACATCCTGCTCTACCAGGCCGAGAGCGTGCCCGTCGGCGAGGATCAGCGTCAGCACGTCGAACTGACCCGCGACCTCGCGACCCGCTTCAACTCGCGCTTCGGCGAGACGTTCGTGGTGCCGGAGGCGCAGATCCCGAAGGGCACCGCCAAGATCTACGATCTGCAGGAGCCGACCGCCAAGATGTCGAAGTCGGCCGAGACCGAGGCCGGCCTCGTCAAGGTGCTGGATCCGGCGAACGTCACCAAGAAGAAGATCATGCGCGCGGTCACCGACGCCGACGGCGAGATCCGCTTCGACCGCGAGGCCAAGCCGGGTGTCTCGAACCTGCTCACGATCTACTCGGTGCTGTCGGGCCGGTCGATCGATTCGATCGTGGACGAGTACGCGGGCCGCGGCTACGGCGACCTCAAGAAGGGGCTCGTCGAGGTCGTCGAGGAGAGCCTCGCCCCGGTGCGCAACCGCACGGAGGAACTGCTGGCGGATCCGGCCGAGCTCGACCGGCTGCTCGCCGGGGCCGCCGAGCGCGCGAACGAGGTCGCGAACCGCACCCTCGATCTCGTCTACGAGCGGGTCGGGCTCATCCGGTAG
- a CDS encoding exodeoxyribonuclease III, whose amino-acid sequence MSEFLRVASVNVNGIRAAFRKGMGDWLEASGADIVALQEVRAADADIAKLIAAADDGGWHVLHDPCQIKGRAGVAILSRTPALTHRVGLGALDAQESVQSSGRWLEADFKFGDSELTVISNYTHSGEVDTPRQEAKWAFLDAMGVRMNELADEREHVAIVGDFNVGHRELDIKNWKGNVKRSGFLPRERAYFDRFFGPRGETVVGVDGTEGPGFGWIDVGRRWAGEVDGPYSWWSNRGQAFDNDTGWRIDYHVVTPALGERVADYRVDRYPSYDTRWSDHAPVIADYRI is encoded by the coding sequence ATGTCAGAGTTTCTGCGCGTCGCATCCGTCAACGTGAACGGCATCCGTGCCGCCTTCCGCAAGGGCATGGGCGACTGGCTCGAAGCGAGCGGAGCCGACATCGTCGCACTGCAGGAGGTGCGCGCCGCCGACGCCGACATCGCCAAGCTGATCGCCGCAGCCGACGACGGGGGCTGGCACGTGCTCCACGATCCCTGCCAGATCAAGGGGCGCGCGGGCGTCGCCATCCTGAGCCGCACCCCCGCGCTGACGCACCGCGTCGGCCTCGGCGCCCTCGACGCGCAGGAGAGCGTGCAGTCATCGGGCCGCTGGCTCGAGGCCGACTTCAAGTTCGGCGACTCCGAGCTCACCGTCATCAGCAACTACACCCACTCCGGCGAGGTCGACACGCCTCGCCAGGAGGCCAAGTGGGCGTTCCTCGACGCGATGGGGGTGCGCATGAACGAGCTCGCCGACGAGCGCGAGCACGTCGCCATCGTGGGCGACTTCAACGTGGGGCACCGCGAGCTCGACATCAAGAACTGGAAGGGCAACGTGAAGCGATCCGGCTTCCTGCCCCGCGAGCGCGCCTACTTCGACCGTTTCTTCGGGCCGCGCGGTGAGACCGTCGTCGGCGTCGACGGCACCGAGGGCCCCGGCTTCGGCTGGATCGACGTCGGGCGCCGCTGGGCCGGCGAGGTCGACGGCCCCTACAGCTGGTGGTCCAACCGCGGCCAGGCTTTCGACAACGACACGGGCTGGCGGATCGACTACCACGTCGTCACCCCCGCCCTCGGCGAGCGCGTCGCCGACTACCGGGTCGACCGCTACCCGTCGTACGACACCCGATGGTCGGATCACGCGCCCGTCATCGCCGACTACCGCATCTAG
- a CDS encoding exodeoxyribonuclease III, protein MRIATWNVNSIRTRFGRVVDWLVREDIDVLAMQEIKCRPDQFPVEAFEQAGYQLEIHGLNQWNGVAFASRHEMTDVARSFEGMPGFGKPVKGQEETQGVGPNGLPLEARALGVTVGDLRLWSLYVPNGRALGDPHLDYKLSWLEALRSATEAWLDEDPDLPLALMGDWNIAPLDSDMGDPSFTVGESTHVSPEERAAFAAFAPYLDDVVRPIVPEGFTFWDYKAGRFPKNQGMRIDFIMGSRAFADAVTGASIERDERKGDAPSDHVPVVCDIDVDLLGGTFEDEYDRPMVF, encoded by the coding sequence ATGCGCATCGCCACCTGGAACGTCAACTCGATCCGCACCCGATTCGGCCGGGTGGTCGACTGGCTCGTGCGCGAGGATATCGACGTTCTCGCCATGCAGGAGATCAAGTGCCGCCCCGATCAGTTCCCGGTCGAGGCGTTCGAGCAGGCCGGTTATCAGCTCGAGATCCACGGGCTCAACCAGTGGAACGGCGTCGCCTTCGCGAGCCGTCACGAGATGACCGACGTCGCGCGATCCTTCGAGGGAATGCCCGGCTTCGGCAAACCCGTGAAGGGACAGGAGGAGACTCAGGGCGTCGGCCCCAACGGTCTGCCGCTCGAGGCTCGTGCCCTCGGAGTCACCGTCGGCGACCTGCGCCTGTGGAGCCTCTACGTGCCCAACGGGCGCGCACTCGGCGATCCGCACCTCGACTACAAGCTCAGCTGGCTCGAGGCGCTGCGAAGCGCGACGGAGGCATGGCTCGACGAGGATCCCGATCTGCCCCTCGCGCTCATGGGCGACTGGAACATCGCCCCGCTCGACAGCGACATGGGCGATCCCTCGTTCACCGTCGGCGAATCGACCCACGTCTCCCCCGAGGAGCGCGCGGCCTTCGCGGCCTTCGCCCCCTACCTCGACGACGTCGTGCGCCCGATCGTGCCCGAGGGCTTCACCTTCTGGGATTACAAGGCAGGCCGCTTCCCCAAGAACCAGGGCATGCGCATCGACTTCATCATGGGCTCCCGCGCATTCGCCGACGCCGTCACCGGCGCCTCGATCGAGCGCGACGAGCGCAAGGGCGACGCCCCGAGCGACCACGTGCCCGTCGTCTGCGACATCGACGTGGATCTGCTCGGCGGCACCTTCGAAGACGAGTACGACCGCCCCATGGTGTTCTAG
- a CDS encoding DUF6518 family protein, whose amino-acid sequence MQRTQGRETWRSVVIGIAVIAGAVVLGGLTSLGQAYLPEWLSSFSNSAGGWTVLAFLLVWLSRVRPLLGAVLGTAAFLGLNEGYGLVSAWRGFFYAAPFTSMWTVVGLVAGPLLGVSASVARHGRPLWRLLAVTPLCAVLLGEGIWALVSLTDTTSPVYWVAEIVLSVLIIVFALWRGRLPLRRNLVVLVVWLAGSGVYVAGWSLLDALIGAE is encoded by the coding sequence GTGCAGAGAACTCAGGGCCGGGAGACGTGGCGTTCCGTCGTGATCGGGATCGCCGTGATAGCCGGGGCGGTGGTGCTGGGCGGATTGACCAGCCTGGGGCAGGCCTACCTCCCGGAGTGGCTCTCCTCGTTCAGCAACTCGGCGGGCGGTTGGACCGTGCTCGCCTTCCTGCTCGTCTGGCTCAGCAGGGTGCGCCCTCTGCTCGGCGCGGTGCTCGGTACCGCCGCCTTCCTGGGTCTCAACGAGGGGTACGGCCTGGTCTCCGCGTGGAGGGGATTCTTCTACGCCGCGCCGTTCACCTCGATGTGGACCGTGGTCGGGCTCGTCGCGGGGCCGCTGCTCGGTGTCTCCGCCTCGGTCGCGCGGCACGGGAGGCCGCTGTGGCGGCTCCTGGCGGTCACGCCGCTGTGCGCGGTGCTGCTCGGGGAGGGGATCTGGGCGCTCGTCTCCCTCACCGATACGACCAGCCCGGTCTATTGGGTGGCCGAGATCGTACTGAGTGTTCTGATCATCGTGTTCGCGCTCTGGCGCGGCCGGCTGCCGCTGCGTCGGAACCTCGTCGTCCTTGTCGTGTGGTTGGCGGGCTCCGGGGTCTACGTGGCGGGCTGGAGTCTGCTCGACGCCCTGATCGGCGCGGAGTGA
- a CDS encoding LCP family protein: MAKNHAADVERSTFVRHGKLRRSNGWANALRIFLTAALVVGLSGVATVAYAVWGLVQDVRTVDLGNEGDMVGVGNQSIDGALTVLLVGSDTREGQAYQDGEEGELNDVNLMLHVSADHKNATVVSFPRDMMLPFPSCPGPNGEEGYYPAMSEQQLNSAMMYGGLPCVARTISELTGMDIPNASLITFDGVIGVSNAIGGVDVCLAQPIVDPNTDLDLPAGEVTLQGWDALQFLRTRHGVGDGGDTSRISNQQVFMSALVRKLRSAETLSDPVKVYGLAKAGVDNMTLSSSMASVQFMQQVAGTVKDIDLDRINFVQYPTLPHPYEEGRLTPDRESGDALFEIIKSGQPFEVGSTGAGAVSPDDPAATDPENPAETPTETDPATGLPIDPATGLPIDPTTGWPIDPETGWPIDPATGLATDPATITPAPPADDGTVKLPDNITGQSASKETCSSGRTAL, translated from the coding sequence ATGGCCAAGAATCACGCTGCAGACGTCGAGCGCTCGACTTTCGTGCGCCACGGGAAGCTGCGCCGCTCCAACGGATGGGCGAACGCTCTGCGCATCTTCCTCACGGCCGCGCTCGTGGTCGGGCTCAGCGGCGTCGCCACCGTGGCCTACGCCGTGTGGGGGCTGGTGCAAGACGTGCGCACCGTCGACCTGGGCAATGAGGGCGACATGGTGGGCGTCGGCAATCAGTCGATCGACGGCGCGCTGACGGTGCTGCTCGTCGGGTCGGATACCCGTGAGGGTCAGGCCTACCAGGACGGCGAGGAGGGCGAGCTCAATGACGTCAACCTCATGCTGCACGTCTCGGCCGACCACAAGAACGCCACGGTCGTCAGCTTCCCGCGCGACATGATGCTGCCGTTCCCCAGCTGCCCCGGCCCGAACGGCGAAGAGGGCTACTACCCGGCGATGAGCGAGCAGCAGCTCAACAGCGCGATGATGTACGGCGGGCTGCCCTGCGTGGCGCGCACCATCTCCGAGCTCACCGGCATGGACATCCCGAATGCCAGCCTCATCACCTTCGACGGCGTGATCGGCGTCTCGAACGCGATCGGCGGCGTCGACGTGTGCCTGGCGCAGCCGATCGTCGATCCGAACACCGACCTTGACCTCCCCGCCGGCGAGGTGACGCTGCAGGGCTGGGATGCGCTGCAGTTCCTGCGCACCCGCCACGGTGTCGGCGACGGCGGCGACACGAGCCGTATCAGCAACCAGCAGGTGTTCATGTCGGCCCTGGTGCGCAAGCTGCGCAGCGCCGAGACCCTGTCCGACCCTGTCAAGGTCTACGGCCTGGCGAAGGCCGGCGTCGACAACATGACCCTGTCGAGCAGCATGGCGAGTGTGCAGTTCATGCAGCAGGTCGCGGGCACGGTGAAGGACATCGACCTCGACCGCATCAACTTCGTCCAGTACCCCACTCTCCCGCACCCGTACGAAGAGGGCCGGCTCACGCCCGATCGCGAGAGCGGCGATGCGCTGTTCGAGATCATCAAGAGCGGCCAGCCGTTCGAGGTCGGGAGCACGGGGGCCGGCGCGGTTTCCCCCGACGATCCCGCGGCGACCGACCCCGAGAATCCCGCTGAGACTCCGACCGAGACCGACCCTGCGACGGGGCTTCCGATCGACCCGGCGACCGGCCTGCCGATCGATCCCACCACCGGTTGGCCGATCGACCCCGAGACGGGATGGCCCATCGATCCCGCGACCGGCTTGGCGACCGATCCCGCCACGATCACTCCCGCTCCTCCCGCCGACGACGGCACGGTCAAGCTCCCCGACAACATCACGGGGCAGTCGGCCAGCAAGGAAACCTGCTCGAGTGGCCGCACGGCCCTATAG
- a CDS encoding PLP-dependent transferase, with protein sequence MKQPRSGAPTFGSGPRFRICGLPVVVHSATKFIAGHSDVLLGLVVARNAELRARLARHRTLHGGIPASFHPAFLRHASLPPRLPPNERSKRVRIPEKRIAF encoded by the coding sequence GTGAAGCAACCCAGGAGCGGGGCTCCGACCTTCGGGTCGGGGCCCCGCTTCCGTATATGCGGACTTCCCGTGGTCGTGCACTCGGCGACGAAGTTCATCGCTGGGCACTCCGATGTGCTTCTCGGCCTCGTCGTCGCCCGCAACGCCGAACTGCGAGCGCGGCTCGCCCGGCACCGCACGCTACACGGCGGCATCCCTGCCTCCTTCCACCCAGCTTTCCTGCGCCATGCTTCCCTCCCACCCCGCCTCCCTCCCAACGAGAGGTCAAAAAGGGTTCGAATCCCCGAGAAGCGGATCGCTTTTTGA
- a CDS encoding zinc-dependent metalloprotease family protein gives MTKRRPLALGAAATIGFGSLFFASPALAVEAPAPTETTESQAAQDEVTSLAAGDKYELAAAQMGVSSADVQQLESAREIVVSDKGFVAHIDDVTAPSGNEFDAPAEAKVPGNPTDGSRPGAPVTVYLDFDGETLEGTNWNELQGEETLTFAPAAKADAAFQARVWASVAEDYAPFNVNVTTTNPGEDALFKTSADDNAYGSHVIVTDSYTDVLDEAEGTGGIAWGGGAGSDFLRGALVFTEGAGGADATAKSVAEIASHESGHNFGLEHDGQGSEEYYAPVEGLWGPIMGAGYEVPVTQWSNGDYAGATNDEDDLSIITDRSAAAEYFLYLTLPDGTIYDGPVCPFEGSDPSNPKPGDKYQVPNAQNECDGSGEILTSHWTFTDRADFAGDDHADEAANATALDNSEGTFSAKGVIGNTGDVDQFALTTEGGKVTATVEVADISANLNAKLTLTNAEGTVVAEDAGAPERTSEAAATGLGASVTADDVKAGTYYLKVEGVGFGDSSTSTGTKAGGFSNYGSLGNYTLTGEAAPKEIVVEAPAITDPADGSTVTGPVTAISGTGLAGATVDLTGAVQGSATVAEDGTWTVEANLNAGEYTVRATQTAQGVTSKPTSASFTVKDAPKAPEAPVITSITDGQTFAAGEGPSGVAGTGTPGATVTVNVDGVAFTAEVDEDGAWGVEFGGALAAGSYELSAIQTVNGLDSEPATVSFTVEEEAGTGNEGNADNNGANADNEGDADNQGTGGNADSTGGNADNEGSADNGGNGTTGGDNSGAGADGANGGSNGDDLANTGSNVSMLPFGLTAAGMLLLGCAVVVLMARRQKRSEA, from the coding sequence GTGACGAAACGTCGTCCGCTCGCGCTCGGCGCAGCAGCAACGATCGGTTTCGGCAGCCTGTTCTTCGCAAGCCCCGCGCTTGCGGTAGAGGCTCCCGCACCGACAGAAACCACCGAGTCGCAGGCGGCGCAGGACGAGGTCACCTCGCTTGCCGCCGGCGACAAGTACGAGCTCGCGGCTGCACAGATGGGTGTCTCTTCGGCAGACGTTCAGCAGCTCGAGTCCGCACGGGAGATCGTCGTCTCCGATAAGGGCTTCGTCGCCCACATCGATGACGTCACGGCGCCCAGCGGCAACGAGTTCGACGCACCGGCAGAGGCCAAGGTTCCGGGCAACCCCACCGACGGCTCGCGCCCCGGCGCTCCGGTCACGGTCTACCTCGACTTCGACGGCGAGACCCTCGAGGGCACCAACTGGAACGAACTGCAGGGCGAGGAGACCCTCACCTTCGCACCGGCCGCGAAGGCCGATGCCGCATTCCAGGCTCGCGTCTGGGCGTCCGTCGCCGAGGACTACGCACCGTTCAACGTGAACGTCACCACCACGAACCCCGGTGAGGACGCGCTCTTCAAGACTTCCGCTGACGATAACGCCTACGGCTCGCACGTCATCGTCACCGACTCCTACACCGACGTGCTCGACGAGGCCGAGGGCACCGGCGGCATCGCCTGGGGCGGCGGCGCCGGATCCGACTTCCTCCGCGGCGCACTCGTCTTCACCGAGGGCGCGGGCGGCGCAGACGCGACCGCGAAGAGCGTCGCCGAGATCGCCTCGCACGAGTCCGGTCACAACTTCGGCCTCGAGCACGACGGCCAGGGCTCGGAGGAGTACTACGCTCCCGTCGAGGGCCTGTGGGGCCCGATCATGGGCGCCGGCTACGAGGTTCCGGTCACCCAGTGGTCCAACGGCGACTACGCCGGCGCCACCAACGACGAGGACGACCTGAGCATCATCACCGATCGCTCGGCCGCGGCTGAGTACTTCCTGTACCTCACCCTGCCCGACGGCACCATCTACGACGGTCCGGTCTGCCCCTTCGAGGGCTCCGACCCGAGCAACCCGAAGCCGGGCGACAAGTACCAGGTGCCGAACGCACAGAACGAGTGCGACGGCTCCGGCGAGATCCTCACCAGCCACTGGACCTTCACCGACCGCGCCGACTTCGCGGGCGACGACCACGCTGATGAGGCGGCCAACGCTACCGCGCTCGACAACTCCGAGGGCACCTTCAGCGCCAAGGGCGTCATCGGCAACACCGGCGACGTCGACCAGTTCGCTCTCACCACCGAGGGCGGCAAGGTCACCGCGACCGTGGAGGTCGCCGACATCTCCGCGAACCTGAACGCGAAGCTCACCCTCACCAACGCTGAGGGCACCGTGGTCGCCGAGGACGCGGGCGCGCCCGAGCGCACCTCCGAGGCAGCCGCGACGGGCCTCGGCGCTTCGGTCACCGCTGATGACGTCAAGGCGGGTACCTACTACCTGAAGGTCGAGGGCGTCGGCTTCGGCGACAGCTCGACCTCGACCGGCACCAAGGCCGGCGGCTTCAGCAACTACGGCAGCCTCGGCAACTACACCCTCACGGGTGAGGCAGCTCCCAAGGAGATCGTCGTGGAGGCTCCGGCCATCACCGATCCCGCCGACGGCTCGACCGTCACCGGCCCCGTGACCGCGATCTCGGGCACCGGCCTCGCCGGCGCGACCGTCGACCTCACCGGCGCCGTCCAGGGTTCGGCCACCGTGGCCGAGGACGGCACCTGGACCGTCGAGGCGAACCTGAACGCTGGCGAGTACACCGTTCGCGCCACGCAGACCGCTCAGGGCGTCACCTCGAAGCCGACCAGCGCCTCCTTCACCGTCAAGGACGCCCCGAAGGCTCCCGAGGCTCCGGTGATCACCTCGATCACCGACGGCCAGACCTTCGCAGCAGGCGAGGGCCCCAGCGGCGTCGCCGGCACCGGCACCCCCGGTGCGACCGTCACCGTGAACGTCGACGGCGTGGCCTTCACGGCTGAGGTCGACGAGGACGGCGCCTGGGGCGTCGAGTTCGGCGGCGCACTGGCCGCGGGCAGCTACGAGCTGTCGGCGATCCAGACCGTCAACGGTCTCGACTCCGAGCCCGCTACCGTGAGCTTCACCGTCGAGGAGGAGGCCGGTACCGGCAACGAGGGCAACGCTGACAACAATGGCGCCAACGCCGACAACGAAGGCGATGCCGACAACCAGGGCACCGGCGGCAACGCCGATAGCACCGGTGGCAACGCCGACAACGAGGGCAGCGCTGACAACGGCGGCAACGGCACCACCGGTGGCGACAACAGCGGCGCCGGCGCTGACGGCGCCAACGGCGGCAGCAACGGCGACGACCTGGCCAACACGGGCAGCAACGTCTCGATGCTCCCCTTCGGCCTGACGGCCGCCGGCATGCTCCTCCTGGGCTGCGCGGTAGTTGTGCTGATGGCTCGCCGCCAGAAGCGCTCCGAGGCGTAA